A portion of the Juglans microcarpa x Juglans regia isolate MS1-56 chromosome 1D, Jm3101_v1.0, whole genome shotgun sequence genome contains these proteins:
- the LOC121255168 gene encoding UPF0496 protein At4g34320-like isoform X2 translates to MVSNSSKTHFKADMSAHEVARELDVDLESGDATVVGEPQLVSSDSIKEIVKCLYEMHLEMANFNLKCKEDIWNNQEFFSFLKDYFQNSLRALDFCTALEDCLKRTRDNQLIVQFAVKHFEEEVDDGVDGVKYVKTLQELSKFKDAEDPFTDEFSPPFPSVYEQHDSVLDKLQLRKTKLDQKLEHVRTCRIVFNVIFVVVFVSVLVLMVVAAAIKAPAWATALTGALSVPMGYLGKWCNSVFKSCQSALEGKREVISSMRDGTLTTKKDLGNIEALTRKLRIETDSMLEKADFALGEEEAVTLVIDEIQKKLEMFMNTAQNLRANVDRCSGNSVSWRKLVLQSMFRRARD, encoded by the coding sequence ATGGTTAGTAACTCAAGCAAGACCCATTTCAAGGCTGATATGAGCGCCCATGAGGTGGCGCGTGAACTGGATGTGGACTTAGAGTCCGGTGATGCCACCGTGGTCGGGGAACCTCAGCTCGTTTCTTCTGACTCAATCAAAGAGATCGTCAAATGTCTATATGAAATGCACCTGGAAATGGCCAATTTCAACCTCAAGTGTAAGGAAGATATATGGAACAATCAGGAATTTTTCTCGTTCCTGAAGGATTACTTCCAAAATAGTCTCAGGGCATTGGACTTCTGCACTGCCCTTGAGGACTGCCTGAAGCGCACACGTGATAACCAGTTGATAGTTCAGTTTGCAGTCAAGCATTTTGAGGAAGAAGTGGACGATGGGGTTGATGGGGTGAAGTATGTGAAGACATTGCAAGAGTTGAGTAAATTCAAGGATGCTGAGGACCCATTTACTGACGAGTTTTCTCCACCTTTTCCATCAGTTTATGAGCAGCATGACTCGGTGTTGGACAAATTGCAGCTTCGGAAAACAAAGCTAGACCAGAAATTGGAACATGTGAGGACATGTAGAATAGTGTTCAAtgtcatttttgttgttgtatttGTGTCTGTGTTAGTTCTCATGGTGGTGGCAGCTGCCATTAAAGCTCCGGCTTGGGCAACGGCATTGACGGGTGCATTGTCTGTTCCAATGGGCTATCTGGGAAAATGGTGCAACTCAGTTTTTAAGAGCTGTCAGAGTGCACTGGAAGGAAAAAGGGAAGTAATCAGCTCAATGCGAGATGGCACTCTTACTACAAAGAAGGACTTGGGTAACATTGAGGCACTTACTCGTAAACTGCGAATTGAGACTGATTCAATGCTAGAGAAAGCTGATTTCGCTCTTGGTGAAGAGGAGGCAGTGACGCTTGTGATAGATGAGATCCAGAAGAAGCTAGAAATGTTTATGAATACTGCTCAGAATCTAAGGGCTAATGTTGATAGGTGTAGCGGCAATAGTGTGAGTTGGAGGAAGTTGGTTTTGCAGTCAATGTTCAGGCGTGCGCGGGACTGA